One window of the Candidatus Bathyarchaeota archaeon genome contains the following:
- a CDS encoding PKD domain-containing protein gives MQRRRDKMNMRYFPAIVKRPSLRPIHGMFIIFLVLSALFVPLIPLADAQGALITVDPPSITGPLPGDQFGVDIYITEAVGVHAWEVELLFDKKVLHVTEFIEGDFLMGGGMTSFYPYIDNPTGYASCAATGDLDHFGVWGEGILATVIFEVMGGGNSLIDIYNSTLFDRDKNPLLHMAEDGYFAGMAPYAKFTYSPSPISDGYSPAANQTVTFDAGDSYDPDGTIANYHWDWGDGTTPEDTASTVIDHVFTQPNVAGYIVNLTVTDDDPMGYEGSYDSPVIVVIRDVAVTGLDVSPENLVRPDIMVEINVTVCNYGTFSEGYNVAAYYDDTLIDEVSEASLASGQNRNSTFDLDTTGFAGGTYIIKANVTSVFLGDSNLTNNEFTSPLTIIAELPPVASFTWSPLEPLVGEVVTFTSTSTDPDGTVVSWAWDFDGDDVIDATTEIAAYTYTTAGTYAVSLTVIDDDGLADTDTHSITIRKFSSSISITASPTTISIGESLVINGSITPARVGAEVTIWHRKIGELWSILATATTNETSQYSYIWTPSDTGTYEVNASWLGDENTLAAESSIVAIEVIPPRILAIKLTGEHDYLLRENVKIRLAAHVKDSATTEPISDADVTIQIFDADGVLWVSDIMVEKLVSTGIYEWESEETIKRLRLEKGVYLVHVTVSSEGSLTTSDILAFHIDPPGEDPMQLHWILLFILAAALATTVSVWYADHRRLTRKLPELQKRMYYPSNFPFF, from the coding sequence ATGCAGAGGAGAAGGGATAAGATGAATATGAGATATTTTCCAGCAATAGTGAAGCGGCCTAGTCTGCGCCCTATACACGGTATGTTTATAATATTTCTAGTTCTGTCTGCTCTATTTGTTCCTTTAATCCCCTTGGCAGACGCTCAGGGAGCACTGATAACTGTTGACCCTCCTTCGATCACTGGCCCTCTGCCAGGCGACCAGTTCGGTGTGGACATATACATTACGGAAGCTGTAGGTGTGCACGCTTGGGAGGTCGAGCTGCTTTTCGACAAGAAGGTTCTACACGTCACTGAGTTTATTGAAGGCGACTTCCTGATGGGAGGCGGCATGACATCCTTTTACCCTTATATAGATAACCCCACGGGTTATGCCAGCTGTGCAGCTACTGGAGACTTAGACCATTTCGGGGTCTGGGGTGAAGGCATTCTGGCAACAGTGATTTTTGAGGTTATGGGCGGAGGCAACAGCCTCATCGACATCTACAACTCAACTCTCTTTGACCGAGACAAGAACCCTCTGCTACATATGGCGGAGGACGGCTACTTCGCGGGTATGGCGCCATACGCCAAATTCACATATTCCCCCAGTCCTATAAGTGACGGTTACTCTCCAGCGGCCAACCAAACGGTAACATTTGATGCGGGTGACAGCTACGATCCAGACGGAACAATCGCAAACTACCATTGGGACTGGGGTGATGGAACAACACCAGAGGATACCGCCAGCACTGTGATCGATCATGTTTTCACTCAGCCAAACGTCGCAGGATATATTGTTAATCTCACGGTCACAGACGACGACCCAATGGGCTACGAAGGGTCTTATGATTCCCCTGTAATTGTTGTAATCCGAGACGTAGCGGTTACAGGCTTAGATGTTTCGCCCGAAAACCTTGTGAGACCAGATATCATGGTGGAGATAAACGTAACCGTATGTAATTATGGAACATTCAGTGAGGGCTACAACGTGGCAGCATACTATGATGACACTCTCATAGATGAAGTAAGCGAAGCAAGCTTGGCTTCGGGACAGAACAGAAATTCGACTTTCGATCTGGACACGACGGGCTTTGCGGGCGGCACATACATCATCAAGGCTAACGTAACATCCGTATTCCTAGGCGACAGCAACCTGACAAACAACGAATTCACAAGCCCACTCACCATCATCGCTGAGCTCCCACCTGTTGCCTCCTTCACCTGGTCGCCTCTGGAACCGTTAGTCGGCGAGGTGGTAACTTTCACTTCTACCAGCACCGACCCTGACGGCACAGTAGTTAGTTGGGCGTGGGACTTTGACGGCGACGATGTCATAGATGCTACGACCGAAATTGCAGCCTACACTTACACAACGGCTGGCACCTATGCCGTGTCATTAACAGTCATCGATGATGATGGGTTAGCCGACACCGACACGCACTCCATCACGATCAGAAAATTTAGTAGCTCTATCTCCATCACGGCTTCTCCAACAACGATCAGCATCGGTGAGAGCTTAGTTATCAATGGATCGATCACTCCTGCACGCGTAGGAGCCGAGGTGACGATTTGGCATAGGAAAATTGGGGAGTTGTGGAGCATCCTCGCAACCGCGACAACAAACGAAACCAGCCAATACTCATACATTTGGACACCTTCAGATACAGGAACCTACGAGGTTAACGCAAGCTGGCTAGGCGATGAAAACACACTCGCAGCTGAAAGCTCTATAGTAGCAATAGAAGTTATTCCGCCTCGCATATTAGCGATCAAACTTACGGGTGAACATGACTATTTGCTTAGGGAAAACGTCAAGATACGATTGGCAGCACATGTAAAAGACAGCGCCACCACGGAGCCCATCTCAGATGCAGACGTGACCATACAGATATTTGATGCGGACGGGGTTCTATGGGTGTCTGATATCATGGTGGAGAAACTTGTCAGCACCGGCATCTATGAGTGGGAAAGCGAGGAAACGATTAAGCGGCTACGCTTGGAGAAAGGAGTCTACCTTGTCCACGTTACTGTTTCATCAGAAGGAAGCTTAACAACATCTGACATACTAGCATTCCATATAGACCCGCCAGGGGAAGATCCCATGCAACTCCATTGGATTCTGTTATTCATACTAGCAGCAGCATTGGCAACCACCGTTTCGGTTTGGTATGCAGACCACCGAAGACTGACAAGAAAACTTCCCGAACTACAGAAAAGAATGTACTACCCTTCCAACTTCCCTTTTTTCTGA